The following nucleotide sequence is from Citrus sinensis cultivar Valencia sweet orange chromosome 6, DVS_A1.0, whole genome shotgun sequence.
AAACCAATGCATCAGATGGGAACTAACTACAAACACCATATAAGCACACCAaccattaagaaaaaaaaatcaaatacagATAATGAAAACCAAAGCAGATGAAACCTCGAATTTAAGCAACATGCAAATCCAGCCAACTTAAAAATCACTTTCTCCTAACCTTTCTTATCACGATATACAGCTTCTGCACCAAGTCCAGTTACAGAAGGATCCAGCTCTTGAAacctacaaaattaaatatgtatttaagtcACACAATCAAGTTGGATAGCGTCACCAAATAAGGCAAATATCCTATTTGCTTTTTCTAGCAAAATTTCTTAGAATAAGATATCATATTATTTAGAACAAGATCAAACAAAATAGGAAGTGGATATgcacaatcaaattaatagaaGGCAACTACTATGTAATTTAGTAACCAGTTCTCCCTTCTCCTTTTATCTTATCCCAGATAAATCTAGAAACAACACTGAGGAAGAGTTTTgaattacataataataaatagaattcAAAGTTACAAATTCTTGAAATTGTAAACCattgataattttgaatttcacatATCAACCACTTCAAATGTTTTCagtacaataaaaatataaagaaaacaaatgaaaagaaaaataaaagtatatatatttgtttccaGTATATAAGACATAAAACTCTCAAATCTTTATCTAAACTAAATAGAAAATGCAGGTTATTGGTAAGCCCAATCAACATGGAAATACCACCCATCTTAAAAAGATCGTCTACATACCCTTCCTAATCTGAGGTGGGCAATCATACAGTTAGCTTCTTAGTCAGCATGTAAAACAAACTTTTAACAATTAAAGCGagcccaaaaagaaaatgaagagcaCAATAGAAAGAGGACACTAACTGGTATACTCGTGACCATTGAAGCTAAAACGGTTCCAAAAATAGCAAATGTCACAATGGCTccaaagttaaaaataaaagctttCTGCcaggaaaacaaaatcatgaCGAGACAGGTTGCACCTGAGCAACTAGAGTTTTAGGATCACATCATAGAAGCAAAAATGGAAAATCCagtgacattaattcattaaaagaaaatgaataccTAATATTTGTTTCAGTATTAGAGATATTAGCCAGTGCACCAACAATTAAACCTGAAAAATATACGATGCAAGGATAATTATTCAGCCagcaattaaagtaaaattagccagaaaaagaaaaaagaaaagaaaggaataaaagtaattaaaataatacctATGAGAAGAGAAGCGTTGGCTTCCAGAAGATAATAGAATTTGTGACGACGAAGGACGTGGCCGAGGACGAAAGAGAGTACAAGCATCGTGATCTGGAGGATTATGCCAACGCCAGTGACTTGCTGCTCCTTTGCGGGACTTCCACGAGGATCGTTCGCCGGAGATATCTGCAATGCCTCTCCGGTCATTATACCCCGATGTCCCAACTTTTGAGccctaaaattcaattttaattgttgttgttttctCCTTCACAATGAGCCCTATAATTTACCAATACCTATCGCTTGACTATTTATGTATCgaaaaacatataattaataacCTTAACAATCATGAAGGCCAATTCCTGATTCATCCATTCAATTTGTAACTCTCAAGTAACCAAAGAACATCAGCGTTACAACCAACCGAAAagggagaaagaaaatagtttctgaaaataaatagaaaatttaaccAAGCATCAGTCACGTTTCTTCTCTTGTGAGCCGTAACGACTTCGGTGGTGGAGGATTGAATTTTGACGACGATTGGATTAAGTTGGAAGGGATGGGAATTTGAAGGTGAAAACGACGCCGTTACGCCAGTCAAGACCGGCTGTAGAAGGGAGTATCTCGCATTGCTTGTTTTTGGTAACCGGTTTCAACCGCTTAAACCAGTTTAATTTTATCACTTATGTATCCACTTGGCAAACGTTTATTCACCAACTAGTCTTTTCACTGATTGTATCTTACAATAAACGTAACTTAGAGGGATCCTTTAGCTGATGGTCTTTActaaatgattattttctcACAAGTAGTATCAGAGCCttttaatgatgaataatTGAGAAAAATTTATGGTTTTCTTCATGattataaaatactaaaaatttaaaattttgagtttagaAAATTCGGATTTATGTCGATGGCAGcaactgttgagtgttagaaaatgtatatttataaaggagaaaatcatcattttacacttcaagttttattaacacccttacttttatgtatttaagcttcttgtgatttaattatgtgtgctttattttaattaagtattttatgtattttaggggcatcatggtcattttacaatgaacgagaaatcagacggaaaaatgtcactgttcacatgtacggtactattcacatatacggtattgtctacgttactgctcacgacactgttcacatagacggatcgatgacgtggcattgaccgatgatgtggcattgactgatgaggtgtcacgattccaTTGGAGagaattcttatgcactgttgatcggtgacatggcagcatgttagtggaccaaaaattacgtgtacggtacatgcatatgcacagaattattttcaaccaaaccgcgtcactgttcaaactgGTTGATTGTTCAAactgcgtggtcaaaccgtgcgGTCAAACCGCATACTGTTAACTGATtatgtggcgcaatcctgagcgtccaaactgtttttaatccgatggccatcatttactcaatgtatctataaaaaggggagctctcccccctaatttgatatctctgaatccatttttgggctctattttctgtaattccttctccatcttgtattttctacgtattttaataaattttcattttgccactagttcaattatgagtagctaattttctttcaaacttgggttgaaggtgaagtctcaacatgtgctatgggctttatttggtaaatttattttctcttcccttctaatttttgtggatgttttgacttttcgtcgataaataataataatcttgtctagataccaccctggtttcaccggctccatAGTACAAGGTTactattatttggcacgataagcgcttagcaccatattgattagagtatAATTCATGAGGTATAGATTctcccctcatgatttaattggcactaatacGGAATATTTAGCTCATCATGCATGTTGATGCGgctccagatacccaagtgctccaattataataatttccaatttgatttaattccgtcatttcaatttaaattctaagatagtctaaatcactttcaccacaaatccaaccaccctcatagaaaattaattctacatataattaaaattcacctcctcatgggatcgacactcgtcatcattgatctattctacaatagattcgtgcacttgcgagtttaataaaatttgcacaacaagtttttggcgccgttgctagggaggtaagttattttaattcgtagaattaatttttgtgaataatttcttttatttgttttcttattaaaaaaaaggaaaaaaatgaatctgcatttagaggaaagaaaatttcttttctttctctattctttacaattctgtaatttaatttatttttagttaatttatttcacgtatttttttagtgtgtttttatagaaaggttttaacagcgtgataaggttagtaccgtaatttctccttctggtttatttttattaattttgttctcaattttttttattcattgaatgcatggtcgaaggttATTATTACCTAGTCTTGAGCCTATAGACCTtaaacttgagaaaacacttcgcacacacaaacacattgtaattaaagataaaagtgaaatggatttgcaccaacaacaagcaccacaggagaggccatttaagcactactttagtcccttagctaatttgagcacatcatgcataagatacctaaatgtagctgctaggagttttgagttaaaacctagtgtactaaattgtctcccaacattttatggcctagaaaatgaggacccatacaatcatttgaatgattttcaaactgtttgttaaacatttaaatatgagaatttttcagatgatgatgttaaatttagactattcccattttctttaaaggatagagctcattcatggctcaatacattgcctactaatagcattacatcatgggaacaaatggttacaaaatttttgaataaatatttcacagtgcataaaaccaatgctattcgcagggaaattttagagtttacccagagagaagacaagtagtttttcgaaacatgggagcgattcaatgggctactcttaaagtgtccacatcatgggtacgagaaatggctccaatgccaatactttttggagggattattgctgaatgtgcaagaatgactaatggcaacaagtggggGAGAactaatgtcaaaaaatacatcaaagatttgggaattcttccagcgacaagcagataatttccaacaacggagtcgatcactcaggaatattaaaagcattaaaggagtgaatgaggttcatattggcgagtcaactttgAGAAtaaaagaagtcaaggagatggttgatggtctctctcgacaaatagcatcgttatcgactgctaaatcaacagaaccacatgaccatgactcatactcagatcaagccaatgccataggtgtaatgagaaaaccatcaaattacaatccatactccaacacatataaccctggatggagagaccaccccaatttttcatggtctcaaggattccaacagaatggaccagcagctccagctccaccaatgcaaccaattcctcaagcctctcagccaccatttagaccatacaatcagaaccagaactactctcaacccaaaccatgggaggatgcattccagaatttcaggaatgttactcactccacgattgagtaacagaaccgcaccattgatgaactacgaaatgagatgagagcaggcttcaattcacaagccTAATCaatttcaagcctcgagaaaatggtgggacaacttacTTCTTCAGTTCataccttggcaatgactgttgagaaaggcaagtttccaagtcaaccagtgcctaattcTAAAGGagtatataaaataagtaccagttcactacagcagcatggagaggtcaaagtagtcatgaccttgcgaaaaggaaaagaagtcgacaacaaagtggagatgccggtgacaaaagaaaatcaaattgtacatgtgaatgttgaggactcaccatcggaagagaaa
It contains:
- the LOC102623029 gene encoding sodium/hydrogen exchanger 6-like isoform X3, encoding MNQELAFMIVKISPANDPRGSPAKEQQVTGVGIILQITMLVLSFVLGHVLRRHKFYYLLEANASLLIGLIVGALANISNTETNIRFQELDPSVTGLGAEAVYRDKKMAISLYRTMSLVRSHASSGQNFFLVIVRFLETFVGSMSAGVGVGFISALLFKYAGLDIDK
- the LOC102623029 gene encoding sodium/hydrogen exchanger 6-like isoform X1, with the translated sequence MNQELAFMIVKISPANDPRGSPAKEQQVTGVGIILQITMLVLSFVLGHVLRRHKFYYLLEANASLLIGLIVGALANISNTETNIRFQELDPSVTGLGAEAVYRDKKMAISLYRTMSLVRSHASSGQNFFLVIVRFLETFVGSMSAGVGVGFISALLFKYAGLDIDNLQNLECCLFVLFPYFS
- the LOC102623029 gene encoding sodium/hydrogen exchanger 6-like isoform X4, yielding MNQELAFMIVKISPANDPRGSPAKEQQVTGVGIILQITMLVLSFVLGHVLRRHKFYYLLEANASLLIGLIVGALANISNTETNIRFQELDPSVTGLGAEAVYRDKKMAISLYRTMSLVRSHASSGQNFFLVIVRFLETFVGSMSADSEGN
- the LOC102623029 gene encoding sodium/hydrogen exchanger 6-like isoform X5, whose product is MNQELAFMIVKISPANDPRGSPAKEQQVTGVGIILQITMLVLSFVLGHVLRRHKFYYLLEANASLLIGLIVGALANISNTETNIRFQELDPSVTGLGAEAVYRDKKMAISLYRTMSLVRSHASSGQNFFLVIVRFLETFVGSMSAVSRT
- the LOC102623029 gene encoding sodium/hydrogen exchanger 6-like isoform X2, whose translation is MTGEALQISPANDPRGSPAKEQQVTGVGIILQITMLVLSFVLGHVLRRHKFYYLLEANASLLIGLIVGALANISNTETNIRFQELDPSVTGLGAEAVYRDKKMAISLYRTMSLVRSHASSGQNFFLVIVRFLETFVGSMSAGVGVGFISALLFKYAGLDIDNLQNLECCLFVLFPYFS